One Arachis hypogaea cultivar Tifrunner chromosome 2, arahy.Tifrunner.gnm2.J5K5, whole genome shotgun sequence genomic window, tttaagaaaaaaattatgcaccgaatttttcatatctttattatatattttatagattacttaataattattcaattatttaataaaaattaattttaaataataataataataataataatagagttaGTTATTTagatagataaaaatataaaatgtgttattatttctatttgtttttattttaatttatgtttgagaACTAATTATCAAAATAGATGTTCCATATAAATTCTTTAATTTATCAGTAAATATTAAAGTCGAGTAAAAAAATGTAAGCATATAAACTTTAACTAAATGaattcattaattaaataatgctacaataatattttgttttttattaaattaatttaatatatatttttatcttatatttttaaatataaattagaacttaattttaatgtattaacgATATAACATATTTTACACAATTATCTAATTACATTATATATTCTTTTGGATGATTATTCACACAAATGTAATCAatgtaaaagataattattttttatgatatgataTTAGGTATAATTAAATGTAtgtgtaaaactattttacactaataatatatcaaaatttaattctaaaatatatatatatataaaataaatattttaacacaaaatttaatagatattttttttaatatgagacaaatataattttttgatgggacacatatatatttatacatatacttATATTTTTCTAAGAATACTTACCTCCACAATTTATAACATTCTACCATTAAAAGTGTTAGCTAAAAATactttagaaatataattattcatctaTTTCTTATGATTAGCTTAAACTTTtgaattatgttaattttttttaaatcaacaagaattaaaatctaaatttttagatcataaaaattttaatagtatattataaaattattttttttttaatttaaactaataaaaaacacATAAATTATTATATCTCTAACGAAAATACTAATGCAgaagtattaaattaaattaaagatggTAAGATAAgaggaaataaagaaattaaagtcAACAAGAAGTGAGAAAAGTGGCTCCAAGTGGGTTATTAGTGACTCAGTGTAGAGGAAagtgattttgttttgtttcagtACCAGGCAACCCTGCTAAACGAACCTTCTTCAAAAAGCTTCTAGaataatatataatgttaatATAAATGCTATTTAAGTTTATAATTCAAGAAATGTGTGttatataaaaattagaaatgtttgataaataaaaaaattaataaaaaatagactaatttttgttattgatcttttaactataatatatatatatatatatatatatatatatatatatatatatatatatatatatagttaaaagATATGCATTAATAATAATTGAATAAGATATGcagtaattatataataataaattaataatagtaaaaagtatATTAGTATTATTCAAATTGTTTTACTATTATGGCAAAGatatatattatcttttattctctAATAATATCATATCTATGCCAATTTTCAGTCTATTATAcacataatttttatatttttttttcttgttctatGTAGGGAAAATGgttaaaatatctttaatttaatatttataatttcacatataatatttatagttttatataaataatatccataatttcatactcataacattcatatttttatatatataatgtccataattaattattttttatgattaatattattcaattttaagatacgtattttttaaattatctcacATGTGCATTAATAATATATcatgattttaaattattttaatattttttagttgatatttgtatgtatatttatttattgattttaatataatcaattaataattatatttataatttattttataatttttttcatattttattttaattttataatacataatatatatatataaaatttatatagttaaagttattaaaatatatctaatttaacattcataattttatatgtataatatctataactttaaatatataatatttataatccacgaattgaaattgattggttattatttattttttattttttattttataagtaataaatcaacaaacttttttatatttttaatttttaataaattgagaCTAACGAATTTgaggttttagattttttttttataaaatatgttgtgataatttaaaaatattttttagggttaatgatataagaatttaaaattttaatttaaaataaaaataatatatttgtggatgtaataaactaataataagagaaaaaattttaagatttgattatcataaaatttaaattgatttttagatttaaatcttttactctctattttctctgatgtatgttaatgtttttatttttaacaggTGTAATTAAGATGTATTGCCAATCTGATTCTCTTTTTTTACTACTCATCACTTCTACTCAATTTTACTATATAAAATATCATTCATCCCCATTTAATTTATCTCTTCATAGAGTTCAAACTTTAAACTTTGAATTTTACCCCAATTCTGGATTATTCTTTCAATACATTGGCCTATGTATTTCCAATGTTCAATGAGGGTAGGAATATGTATAGGTGgagattaataattaataattaataattaatcacaATTCACATGCGTGTAGTGACGTAGTGTAGCGTTAAATGCATGGACGATGAAAATCTCAGTTTAATTTTGAACTACGAAAAAACTACTCTACTTAATTATTGGCCGTTTTCATTGATTACAAATTTTCAATTTACGATCAAACCAAGTTCATCATCATGTGTGCCTTTTCATTCTCAAATAATAATcagatttttattgtttttgttgtACCTACTCTAAAACATAAGCAGAtccaattaattaaattaaaagactCAATCTAGAAGAATAGTTTTTATTGACTATCCCACCTTCACTAAGAAATTGGAGTCAATATAAATAAACAGTTAGCATTTATCTAAGTAAGTATCTGTCTCTCTAAATTTTTTATCCACTTTAATAAGAGAGATTCTAATATCTCTAAAATAAAAGAATGGTTATCCATTATCAGAAGTGGTATTATTTTAGTGGTGGTTATTGATTCTTtctctataaatacactgataccATTAGATAAACTTAAATTCCAATACACTTAAAATCTGTTTAACTCTTTGCTGACTTAAACATCAAAGTGTTTTATAAATACTATCCCCTACCTATTCAAATACATTCGTACAACTCGAATGGCGACTTCCCAATATGAACAAGTCGGATACCACTATCCTACATCATTTGAACCTTCTATCTTAACTTAATCATCCAGTTTCAGATCACTTCAGAACAATTTTTAACAAGTGTCATATTctcaataaattaattagttaaagaatatatataaatCTATAAATCTTTATAATAAAGTTAACCGTCaattaaatttattgttttcAAGGCTGTGAATTAACTTATGCAATAATGAAAATAATGATTTCTgtttactattatttttaaaaaatggattATTAATTGACAGATACTTTAAATAAAGAGTAATTATTTAAATCCacctttaaaatttataaaattagacatTTTGATctcttatattttaaaatacataaaataaatcttaatattaatttttattagacaATTTGTCTTTCTCTAATCTGATtttaaaagtgatatataaatcaatctttaaaaaattttaaaatttttaaaacagttATTTCTATTAAAtagatcaaattaaaaaaaagacaataatatcagacaaaaataaatattaaaaacttaatattttaaagaatttaactaatatgtattattattattaataaaaaaatttaaatatttttatttaataaatataaaaaattactttaaaaaaataatttatacattTAACCTGTGCCTTAAAGACACATAATAGATAACGATTTGGGTAATTAAGCATGTTTATAAGACCGAAGTCCTACCTTGTCGCTTTAAGTTACTGAATCAGCAAATGAGAAATACAGTTAGGTTCTAGAAATGGAGGTTTACTTTCGGGTTGAAACAATTGTGAAGTTCACTTGGACCATAGAAAATTTCTACGAGTTAGTAGAATGCAGGGAGCTCCACTCCGAAACCTTCTTCACTGGGTCCTATCCatggtatatataatatattatttcaaTTTATATGCATGCATGCACTTTCAAATTTTTAATGATTCCTCTAAATCTGATTATTGTAGGCGGATTATGATAACCCCAAAAGCTGCCAACACCGGAAAAGGCTTGTCAATTTATTTGGATGCTGTGGACATTGCTAATGCCAAAACCAGATCTGCTTGCTTCAAGTTGTCTCTAATTAATGAATTCTGTCGCAAAAAGACCAAAACTAGGACAAGTATCTTTCTTAATCTTTTTTTAGCAATGCtaagtaattattattttttttttacataaaagagatgtagtttatatttatatttatcaaaattttgcaCATATAATTTGATATTGTTTATAgctatatttttttagaatttatacgtataaattattaaaatttatttgttaaaaataatttaatatttatgttgaTTAAATAATAgccaaatatactaaaaattattgatttttaattttttcttcatcttcactTTCAATTGCTTGAAATCTGTGGTATCATGTTGCTGTTCAGCTTCAATTATGTGTACTATTCTTATGAATATAGGGTTTTCATTTGAAgcataaatagttatatttttaaatgatttaaTTTGCAAATACTAGCATTTACCAGAGGATTCATATATTAGACACCGTGCGtttatagaatttaatttaattttctccaAATTTATTGTCATTATTTTATATAAGTATGAATATATTTTATACCATTATTTTTACTACTTTTAACGTATGATTTTGTTTTGGCAGAGAACAGGCACTTGTTCAGCTCAGAGAACGTTAAATTTGGTTACAAATCGTTTATATCTTCAGATGAATTTCTAAGTCCTAACAATGGGTTTCTTGTGGATAACACATGCACCATTGTTGCTGAGGTTTTTGGATATGATGATCAAAATACAGATACTAATGATGATGACGAGGAACATGATGATGAAAATACAGAtactaatgatgatgatgatgaagaagaagaagaagatgatgactcTCCTAAGGATACTGTGTTAGTGGATTTCAAGGGTCTATGCAGAATAGAGAAAGAGTTTGTTCAATTGTTGGAAAAAGTATGTTCAAGGCGTCCAAATCTTGTTGAAAGCCATAGAAAGAGGAACATGAGTCAAAAGTTCAATGAATGGTCATTCACAACATTAGGGAAAGTGCTGCAATTTCTTAAGACTAAGAAAGTGAAGGACATGATGAACGATGATGCTTGTAAAGAGCTTCAGTATTTGTGGGAGGAACTTGAGATAGTTAagtttgatgatttgagttggtTGAAGGAACATGTTGAATCTGCATTGGGTATGAAAAATTATATGGAGAGAGGGATGAAGGTGAAAAGGCTTAAGGGTAATGTAGTTGCTCTAGAGGGTGAGGTGAAGAGCCTCAAAGAAAAAATGATTGTTGCAGAGAGAGATCTTGAAAAAGCAAGAAGGGAATTAGTGAAAGAGGAAGAAGGCTATGTAGCTAGAGATTTGAATGATGAGCTAGCATGTGAAATACTCTAATAGCATAACATATCTTCttgttaactattaatttattatttatatatcttttatatcACATTTTCACCTTTCTCTGTTGAACCATCTAATAATAAAGGTAGAAGTTTTTACTAGCTTGATTATCAAATATCAATGACAATTTTATAAGCAGTGGCGGAACCAGAAATTTCATAAGAGGGgggccaattaaatataaaatataacaaaaaattaacaaaatatgatttgtagcatatatatcaaaaaagtaattatattatataaaagtcaatgtttaactacatactttaagattttgatatttttaaacttgctcgacgatgcttcatggaactaaaatcatcaattatcatctctgaagtgaattttgaagcaatttccttttcaatatatacaatcatacaatctgctaaaaattcatcttccatcttgtttcgaagccttgttttaataatcttcatagctgaaaaggcccgttcagttgttgctgttgtcacaggaagagtcaaaacaagacgaattaatctatcaattaaaggatatatatttgattttcctgtctctgtcaatttttgacacaattcagcaagagtagacaaattctgaaaatctggagctttaaccacatcaaattcataatgttgtaactcataatccaattgaatcttttcttgctcagaaaaatctaaagaatagAAATTCTTTACAAGATTGCATATGTTGCAAACACTGAATAACTTGAAAGCATCTTTAGGATCTAGAGATGTACTCAGTATGAGGAGCTCGGTTGCTTGCTCACTAAATCTACTATTTAGCTCTTTCAATTGAAAATCTATCACGCTAGTAAAAATGTCAACACGATAGTGGTGTTCAACAGTGACAACATCCTTTTTACGACGAGACCGAATTATGTCACTAAAAGAAGCACCCATATCAGGTATCTGAATAGCATGATCATTGCAGAAAGAACTAACTTTCTCCAAAAGTGCTCCCCAACTACTATCTCTTAACTGTTGAATCAATGACTTTGTACTAGAAACCAGATGCATAGCATTCAAAATGTCTTGAGATTTTTGTTGCAATGCTTGACAAAGTTTATCAGTGATTCCCATGATTTCTTTCATCATatgcaaaatgaaaacaaaatcaaatgataataaagatTTAAGAGCATAAGTAGCATCACCACGTTGAGAATATGTAGATCCATTAGTAGCCAAATCTTCCAGAACTGAAGTTGTTGCTCCAAACATACGTAAAAGGCTACAAATTGAGTTGAAGTGAGAGCTCCACCTGGTATCTCCTGATCTTTTTAATGTGCCAATTTGAtttgctcctcttcctgtttCAATTTGATTAGTTGCAACTAAATGGGAAATTTCAGTTGCATAAGCAGATCGTAATTCATCATTGCGTTTGCAAGAAGAGCACACAACATTGATAATATTACTCAAACTTTGGAAAAAAGCATGAACATCAACAACTTCTTTAGCCGCAGCAACAAGAGCTAGCTGTAATTGATGAGCAAAGCAATGAACATAATATGCATAAGGACATTCTTGAATAATTAAAGCTTGTAACCCTTTCCACTCTCCACGCATATTACTAGCTCCGTCATACCCTTGACCTCGAACATTTTGAATGTTGAGATTGTGATGAGATAATGCAGAACAAATCTCTTGTTTTAGAGTAGCAGAAGTAGTATCTTTGACATGAACAACATCTATTAGCCTTTCTTTGACAAATCCATGCTTATCAACAAATCTAACAACAAGTGCCATTTGTTCTCTTCTAGATTCATCTCTAGCttcatcaacaatcaaacaaaacTTTGCATTACCAATCTCATTGCGAATTTCATTTTGCACCTTTCTAGCAAAAACATGTAGAATTTCCTTTTGAATAGAAGGTGATGTGTATATTGCATTTTGAGGAGCATTATCCAAAACAACTGCATCCACTTCTTTATTGTAAGAagctaataattttaacatttcaaGAAAATTTCCTCGATTCTGAGACTCATGACTCTCGTCATGTCCCCTAAAAGCACAAGCTTGAAACGTTAACCATTTGACAGTATCAATAGAGGCTTTAAGACGCAATCTATTGCTTAAAACTTGTTGTGAGCTTTGCTTAGCCAATACTTTGTCAATGTGACATAATTGATTAAGCAAATCTTTACAAGACTTAACAGCAATATTATGAGGAGAATTAAGAGATTTACCCGCATGAGATAAAAATGCACAATcctttccattattcacttttttccaATTGCGAAATCCTCCTGATGTGAATGGACTTGATTTTCTAGAAAATAAATAGCATGGAAGACAAAATGCAGCATCCACTTCTGGCGAATGTTCTAGCCAAGAAAAACTCTTAAACC contains:
- the LOC112756843 gene encoding uncharacterized protein, with translation MRDPGKRPQIWNYPINQQDEIRRAYIKFGPYQFIMDEYPLCGLESHPRRFKAHWFKSFSWLEHSPEVDAAFCLPCYLFSRKSSPFTSGGFRNWKKVNNGKDCAFLSHAGKSLNSPHNIAVKSCKDLLNQLCHIDKVLAKQSSQQVLSNRLRLKASIDTVKWLTFQACAFRGHDESHESQNRGNFLEMLKLLASYNKEVDAVVLDNAPQNAIYTSPSIQKEILHVFARKVQNEIRNEIGNAKFCLIVDEARDESRREQMALVVRFVDKHGFVKERLIDVVHVKDTTSATLKQEICSALSHHNLNIQNVRGQGYDGASNMRGEWKGLQALIIQECPYAYYVHCFAHQLQLALVAAAKEVVDVHAFFQSLSNIINVVCSSCKRNDELRSAYATEISHLVATNQIETGRGANQIGTLKRSGDTRWSSHFNSICSLLRMFGATTSVLEDLATNGSTYSQRGDATYALKSLLSFDFVFILHMMKEIMGITDKLCQALQQKSQDILNAMHLVSSTKSLIQQLRDSSWGALLEKVSSFCNDHAIQIPDMGASFSDIIRSRRKKDVVTVEHHYRVDIFTSVIDFQLKELNSRFSEQATELLILSTSLDPKDAFKLFSVCNICNLMVQQRKVKM